CTGCAGATACGGAGCATTCCTGGCAGCAGCTGAGAGAGAAGATCGGTGAACAGCCCGTTTTGGTGGCGCTCAGGCCCAGGTCGCGCTTCCTGTGGCTGAAAGTGGCTGCAGTGCTGCTGGTGGTGATCAGTGCCGGTTGGTGGCTGCTGGTGGGAAGAAAGCCGCAGCAGATTTTTGATGGCCCGGTAATGGCCAGTCTGCAGGATGGGAGCCGGGTACAGTTGTCGGATTCCGCCCGGCTGGAAATAGCCAGGGGATTTAATGAAAAGAACCGGAAAGTGAGCCTGACCGGCAATGCTACATTTGATGTTAGAGGAAGTGCCGAAAATCCGTTCGTGATTGTACTGGGGCGTACGGAAGTAAAAGTACTCGGCACACAGTTCAGCATTAATTACAGGCCGGCTACTGCTGCATTGAAAGTACATGTAAGTAGCGGGAAGGTGATGGTGATCGATCATGATAAGGCGGATAGTGTGTTACTGACAGATGGCATGTTGTTGCAGAAAGAAGGCGACAGGCCGGTTTTTCGTGTAGCCGCTCATGTTAGTGACATCACTAAAAGATCGTTATCGTTTAAAGACGTTCCATTGGAAGAAGTGCTGCATACAGTTACCGAAGTGTATGATATCAAAGTGGAAGTTGCAAATATGGACCTGTTAAAACTTCCTGTAAAGGCCGACTTTACAGGTGAATCTGCTGAAGATGTAATCAGGTCGCTTGCATTGATGCTGAATGCCGGCTATGAGAAAGTAAATGATCGTCAGTATAAATTAAAATAGGCTACCGGCGCCGTAATGCCCGGCTGCCAAATTCACACTTTTAATATAACAGATAGCTATGTCGTTAGCCGTAAAACTGCTGACGGGAATATTATTACTAGGTTTTCCCCTTAAGGTATTTGGGTGGGATTGGCAGACAAGAATTACCATAGTGGTGAGCAACCAGCCTGTTGAAGTGGTTTGCGGAATGCTGGAGAAAGAATATGGCATTCACTTTTCCTATAGTAAAGAACTGGTCAGTTTATCAAGAAGGGTAACACTGAATGTTCGCCAACAACGTCTGAAAAAATTCCTGGACGACTTATTTGATCCGGACGATATCCGGTATACCCGTGTGGGAGAGCAGGTAGTATTGTTGCCTGTTCAACGGAATATCCGTACCATCAGTGGCTATGTAAGAGACTCCGCCAGCGGTGAAAACCTTATCGGCGCTACTATCTATTCTCCCGGGCTCAGGCAGGGTACTGTTACCAATCAATATGGCTTTTTCAGTCTTACCACGGCAAAGGATAGCGGCCGGCTTGTATTTTCCTATATCGGATACCAACCCATGGTGAAAAGCATACCTGGCAGAGGCGACAAACTGATCAACGTTGAGTTGTCGTCGTTAGGCAGCCTGAAAGAGGTGGTGGTAGTCAGCGGAAAGGAACATACCAAACTACAGGAGCAGACGCAGATGAGCAAACTAAACCTCAGCACGACTGAATTGCAGGCGATGCCCCGGCTGCTGGGGGAGGTGGATGTAATGCGCACATTACAGTCGCTGCCCGGTGTAAGCGGTGGTATGGATGGCGCCGGCGGTCTGTATGTAAGAGGCGGTGGCCCCGATCAGAACCTGGTGCTGATAGATGGTACACCGGTGTTCAACTTCTCCCATTTTTTTGGCGTCTATTCCCTGTTAAATGCCAACGTGGTTAAAACAACGGACCTTTATAAAGGCGCTTTCCCGGCCCGTTTTGGCGGCCGCCTTTCGTCGGTGGTGGATATTGCCATGAAAGAGGGCGATATGAAATCCTGGCATGGAGATGCTTCCATTGGTCTGATATCCACGAAGTTCAATACGGAGGGGCCAATTGTGAAAGACAAAACCTCATTCATGTTTTCAGCGCGCCGTTCCTATCCTGATCTTATTCTGAATGCCCTGATGAAACAGGATCATACACTCGGAAAAGGAGGGGATTTTCAGGCATATTTTTATGATGTTAATGCTAAAATCAATCACATCTTTTCGCCTAAGGACCGTGTTTTTCTCAGTTTTTACAAGGGCGAAGATAATCTGCTCATTAAACAAACCATCGACGACAGTACACAGATCGGCAGTTCCCAGAAATATATCGGGGAAAGTACCAAATTCAGGATGACATGGGGTAATACAATTGCAGCATTGAGATGGAATCATATCTACAGTCCGAAATTGTTTTCCAATATCACCCTGAATTATTCGCAGTACGCTTTTTCTACCGACTATGAGCACAAATATGTGCTGCCGAATACAGACGAAAAATCGGATGTATCTGGCTATTACAAGTCACGTATGGAGAATAGCGGAGGCCGGGTTGATTTTGATTACCGGCCCAACCCTCGTCATTCCGTGCGCTTCGGCGTTGTTACTACCCTGCATACATTCAAGCCGGGTAGCTCCTCTTTTCAGGACAAAGACAGCCCGGTGACTCCGCTGGATACGTCTGGAAATGCCAACCGGATTACTGGTGCTGAACTGTCGGTTTATGGAGAAGATGACTGGCAGCTGAGGCCTGATCTGTTTGCGAATTTAGGGGTACATGTTTCTGCTTTCCTGGTGGAAGGCCGTTTTTATTATTCGGTACAACCCAGGCTGGGACTGCGTTATATGCTGCCTCGTAATTGGGCAATGAAGGCGGCCTATACACATATGAATCAGTATATTCACCTGTTGTCGAGTAACGGCACCGCGCTCCCCACTGATATATGGGTGCCCTCCACTCAGCGTGTGGCGCCGATGTTTTCCAGACAGGTTGCATTAGGAATCGCTAAAACTTCCACTAACCTGAAGTATGAATTTTCGCTGGAAGGTTATTTCAAATCCATGAACAACATGATTGAGAACATGGAAGGTAACAATATCGTTGGGCCTCAGGTAGCCCGGTGGGACGAGAAGGTAACTGTAGGGAAAGGATGGAGTTACGGGGCCGAGCTGATGCTGCAAAAGAAGAAGGGACCTGTTTCCGGGTGGATCGGCTATACATTGTCGTGGTCATCGCGGCGATTCCCGGGGATCAACAACGGAGATATCTTTCCTGACAAATATGATCACCGGCACGATATAGAAGTAGTGCTGGTACAGCAACTGGGCAGGCGCTGGGAAATTTCGGCTTCGTGGCATTATAATTCAGCAACGCCGTTTACGTTGCCGGTGGCCAGTTATGGCGGTTCCGGTACCGCTTCGCCTTTTGAACCGGGAGGAGGTATTGTTCGCATCGACCGTTATGATAAATGGAACAACTATCGTGGTGCTGATGTACACCGGCTGGACATAGGCATCACCAATACCAAACAGCATAAAGGATGGAGCCGTAGCTGGAACGTTAGCGTGTTCAATGTATATAACCGGAAGAATCCTTTTTACTATTATATAGGAGAAAATACGGCAAACAACAAGCGTTACCTTACAAGAGTAACGCTGTTGCCGATTTTACCAAGTGTTACCTATTCAGTTAAATTCTAAATAGATGTGTATGAAATATATTTTCGTAGTAGCGTTACTGTTAGGTGTTTTTCTGATAGCATGTGAACGGAATGAAGATATTAAGATGCCCTATGAAGGAGATAAAATAGTAGTGAACTCATTGATTCAGCCAGATAGTGTAATATACATCCGGGTAACGCGCAGCATACCTTCTAACAAATTTGATGATGCCGGTTATGCTGATATTAAGGAAGCAACAGTTTCTCTTTCGGCCGATGGAGTACCGGTGGCGCCTCTTACTGCTCAGCAGATAAATGGTCGTTACTATTATGTGTCAGCACAAACGGCTGCATTGGGAAGAAAGTACACAATACAGGTAGCCGCACCAGGACTCTCACCCGTAGCAGGTACTGATACGCTGCCCGCTGCTCCTCAGGCAGGTAATGCAGCCGGACAGAGTAACAGCAGTCGTATTCAGTTTACGTTGAAGGATAATCCGCTGTCGAAAGACTACTACAAAATCCGGCTTTATAAAACAGATACTTCCGGTAATAACGGAAGTTTCCTGAATTTCCGGCTGGATCCTGCTTTTAATAATAATCTCGTCGATTTTTTTACGAAGGGCGACTACAGTATGCTGATCATGGACGACGAGCGCTTTGACGGCAAGCGCGTAAATTTTGTGTTACAGACGGAGAACCTGCTTACTGGTCCGGCTAAAATAACAGTGGAAGTAAGTGCGCTGACGTTTAGTTCCTACCAGTACTTCAACAGCCTGCAGGCACAAAAGGAATCAGGCAGGGGAGTGGTGCCATACCCTATCCGCGTGTACTCCAATATTACCAATGGCTATGGCATTGTTGGAGGAATTAATACTAAAAGGATGACATTCAATATACAGTAGTTACTGTTCCCGGAGCGGGAACCGGAATTTCCCGATTTGTCATAAAATTTCCCGATTTGATCATCTGGTTACAATTTTATGACGTAAGTTTGTTCCAGCATAATTTACTCCGCTACAAATAAATCCGGATGCTTCATCACCCGTGAAGCAGTCGGTGTTTTCATCACAGTTAGAATAAATATTCACAAAAGAAATTGACCGGCGCTTTTAAACGGGCGTTTCCGGAAGGGGATATTTTGTCCCTGTTACTTTAACCTGTAGGAACATGGCGGAGTAAAGATTGTTCCTGCGGGCCATGGTTGCCCTATCCCGGGTAGGGCAATCTTTTTTCCTTTTATCATCGCAAACCAATTCATACTACATAATTAAAACATAAACCGAACATGAAATTGTTGTTACGGTGGAGCGCCGTATTGCTCCTGCTATGCTTTAGTGTAAGCGTGCACGTTAGTGCGCAGTCAACTGCGTATAAAAAAATCGTATCCCTGAATGGTACAGTAACCGAGATTCTTTGTGAGCTGGGTTTTTGTCAACAGATAGTGGGAGTGGATGTAACGAGTACTTTCCCATCGGAAATAGCGAAAGTGCCGAAGGTTGGCCATAACCGGAATATTACCGCAGAGCCGGTATTAGCGTTGCAGCCGGATCTTATTATATCTACCACTAATTTTCTCAGTCCGGCTGTGGTAGCCCAGTTTAAACAGGTGGGTGTACATCATGTGATGGTAGAGCAGGAATACTCGGTAGCGGGAACAAAGAAACTGATTACACAAATTGCGGCGGCGCTGCATGTTCCGGAAAAAGGGGCCGCCTTGTGTAAACAACTGGAACAACAGCAGCAGGTGCTGAAAGTAGTGCCACAACACAAGAAAGTACTGTTTATCTACGCGCGTGGCGCGGGCACTATGATGGTGGCCGGTGCGGCAACTCCAATGGATAAAATGATTACGCTTGCCGGTGCAGAAAATGCTGCCACAGGATTTAATGATTTCAAACCGTTGACAGCCGAGGCCATGGTGGCAGCCAATCCTGATGTAATACTCCTTTTCGATTCCGGCCTGCAAAGTTTGGGTGGGATAGATGGGTTACTGAAAGTGCCTGGCGTTGCACAGACCAATGCCGGAAAGAACCGGAAAGTGATAGTGATGGATGGGCAACTACTGACAGGATTCAGTCCGCGTGTGATTACAGCCATTAAAGAATTATCGCAAAAGATCAGTGGATAAAGAAAACGTGTTGATGCAATTATCAAAGAATTACAGCATACCAGGCATACTTGTAATAGTACTGATTGCCGCTGTGTTTCTGGCTACAGGCAGTGGCGCTATGCATATCTCTCCCGCACAGATACTGGCTATCCTGTTGCACAGGATACATATTGATATTCCTGTGCATTACGATAATAGTATGGAGGCCGTGTTGATGATCATACGCCTGCCGCGGGTAATATTGGGCGTATTAACAGGTGCCGGTTTAGCTACCGCCGGCGCCGCGTTGCAGGGGTTGTTCAGGAACCCGATGGCTGATCCCGGTCTTATCGGGATCAGCTCCGGAGCGTCAGCAGGGGCTGTATTGATCATCGTTTTTCAAGCCAGCCTGCCGCTCTGGCTCAATACGGGCTGGGTACATTACTATGCAATGAACATCGCTGCTTTTGCCGGGGCATTTATAGCCGCCTGGTTAATTATTCGTATAGCCGGTACCGGTAGTGGTTCGATGGTGATGCTGATGTTGCTGGGGGGCATCGCTATTAACGCGCTGTGTATGGCATTTACATGGCTGATGGCGTATTTGTCGACCAACGAACAGATGAGGAGTATCATATTCTGGACAATGGGCAGCCTGGGCGGCGCTACCTGGGAAACGGTGACGGCCGTATTTCCCTTTCTGCTGCTGCCTTTGATACTACTGCCCCGCACAGGCGCGGCGCTGGATATTTTTTCTTTGGGAGAGCAGGAAGCCAGGCATATAGGCGTGAATATTCAACGTCTGAAAATGCAGCTGCTGTTATTATCTACGATGGTGATTGCTGCCAGCGTAGCAGTGGCAGGCGTAATTGGCTTTGTAGGCCTGGTTGTGCCACATATTGTCAGGCAATTCACCGGACCATCCTACAAATTATTGTTTCCCTGTGCAGCACTGGCCGGTGCTATATTACTGACCTTGGCGGATCTTATCAGCAGAACAATTGTAGCTCCGGCAGAACTGCCGGTAGGGGTAGTGACAGCTATATTGGGTGCTCCGTTTTTTATATGGTTGATTCTGAAAGAAAAACGCACATTGATGATATGATGTTAGATATAGAACATATTTCCCTGAAGCTATCGGGCCGGCTGGTATTGGACCGGATCACCCTTCAGGCTGCAGGCGGCGAGCTGTGTGTGTTGATGGGCGCCAATGGTGCAGGAAAATCATCGTTGTTGAAGGTACTTGCCGGCGAGTATACCAACTATTCAGGGAAAGTATGGCTGAACGAACAACAGCTACGTGAACAATCACCGGCAGAACAGGCGGCCTGCAGGGCCGTATTATCGCAACGTACCGGGTTGACGCTGCCTTTTACTGTACGCGAAGTAGTTGCTATGGGCAGATATATTCATCCGCCCGACCCGGTATTGAATGATGCTATTATTACCTATGCCATGCAGCGGCTGCAGGTCAGTGATTTAAGCGATCGCAGCTGGCTGCATCTTTCCGGAGGGCAACAGCAGCGGGTGCAGATGGCGAGGGTATTGGCCCAGTTGCTGGATGCTCCCGAATTGAAACACCGCTCCGGCGGAAAGATGCTGCTGCTTGATGAGCCGGTAACGGGAATGGATATACGCCATCAGCATATCGCTTTACAGCTGGCCAGGGAGCTAAGCAATAACGGTGTACTGGTAGTGGCTGTATTACACGACTTTCAGCTGGCAGCAGCCTATGCCGATCGTGTTGTTATGCTACATCACGGACGTTTGATGGCTGTTGGAGATGTAGCTGCTGTATTAACCGAAAACAATATCAGACAATGCTTCGGAACAGATGTAAAAGTGCTGGAGCATCCTGATTACGATCATCCTATTATTATAACTTCTTTTAACACTCATCTCAAAAAAAAATATTACCAGATGGAAACAATTATCACTCCGCTTAAAGCGCAATGGCTGGCTTACCAGCAACAACATCCGAAAGTACGCATCCGTGACGCTGCAAAAGCATTGAACGTAACAGAAGCCCGGATAATAGCAGCGTGTACCGGAGACCTGGTCAGGCATATGAAAACAGACTTCCCTGCCTTGCTGCATAAATTGCCGGCGCTTGGCCGCGTAATGGTGTTAACGAGAAATGAGAGCTGTGTGATAGAACGAAAAGGCACATTCGAAAACGTCAATACAGAAAGTAAACATGTGGCATTGGCAGTAGGAAAAGATATTGACCTGCGCATGTTTATCAATAAGTGGACAATGGCCTTTGCATTGGAGAATGATACTGCTACGGGTTTTAAAACATCCATACAGATATTTGACAGCGCAGGCGATGCCATCATGAAAATATATGCACAGCCGGAAACGGATATGCAACAATGGAACGGGTTGGTACAGGAATTTACGGCAGCAGCCCAGTCTGATACAATACAGGTAACCGCCCGGGTACCACAACAACGGGGCATGACCGGAAATGTAGATCGGGAAGCATTCCTGAGCGATTGGGCAATATTAAAAGATACACATGATTTTTATCCTATGTTGATGAAATATCGTATCGACAGATTACATGCATTGGAGCTGGCCGAAGGTCGTTTTTCCCGCCGTATTTCTTCCGGTAGTGTAAAAACCATTTTGCAAAACGCAGCTTCAGGTGGTCTGGAAATTATGGTGTTTGTGGGAAATCATGGGAATATAGAAATTCATACCGGCCAGGTTCACAGGGTATTGGAGATACCGGAATGGATCAACGTCATGGATGCAGATTTCAACCTGCATGTTAAAACAACTGATATCGCTTCCTGCTGGGTAGTAGACAAACCAGCGGAGGGCGGCGTTACTTCTGTGGAAGTGTTCGATAAAGCTGGTGAAATGATCATACAGTTTTTCGGAAAACGTAAGCCCGGAATACCGGAACTGCCTGAATGGCGGGCTTTGCTGGCGCAGTTGTAATTTACGGGTTGCGCAATAAATTTTCCCGATCCGATCAAATGGATAAGATCCAACCAATTATTTTTGCATTGCATTTTTATTTACTCCGCCCGTAAACACAACCCGGAAAAACATTTGTTTAACTGACCGATGACTGATAGTAACGCCTGAAAACAGGTGTGGATAGCTATTGCTGATATATAACTATAACGACTATACGGAAATGAAATTACGTACTTCTGTTCCATTACTGTTGCTGATAGCAACGGGCATGATACTCTATGCCTGCAAGAAAGTGACTGATGCGCCGCTGTTGCCGGAGAACCGTATTCTTCAGTTTACTGTAACCAATGCTGCAGATGGGCCTATACAAGGAGTGATCAATAATAACGACACCTCGATAGTATTGTATATCCCTTACTACACAGCACTGATTACCATACTCCCGGATATCAAACTGCCCACCGGCGCCACTGTTACACCTGCGAGTAATACCCTGCTGCAGAACTGGATGGTGAAGCAGGCCATGGATACTCCTATCATCTACACAGTAAAAGCCGGTAATGGTAACACTGCGGCGTATCGGCTGAAAGTAGACGGGCAACAACCTGATATGATAGTGAATGAATTTTCTACTGATGCCGCTAATCCGGTAGTGATCACACATCGTCACAAATCTGAAAGCGACATGATGGGAATCAGTGGCGATAACCTGGTACCTAATACGAAAACTAATTTCATTACGCTGGTGAGCGAATCGGGCCGTGGATATACGCTGGAAACGAAACCTAATAGCGTAATAGGGTATAAGTATTTTACCGGTTCCATTCCGCCTGACTCTAATGCACTGCCTTCCGGCAAATATTATATCAGGGTTACCTGTTTTAGCAAGACAGCAAAACTCAAAAACCCGGTTATTATTAAACAGTTGCCATAGTAATCCAAGTATGCCTGTAACGGCTTTTCGTAACAGCATTTTATCATAAATAAATCCTTGAAAACAATGACAAATTTGTTGAAAAAAATAGCAGCCGTAGCAGTGGTTGCATTCGTAGTTGCCTCTTGTCAGCGGGAAAATTCTGTACAGCCGCTGAGAGGCAATACACAGGAAACCCTTGCATCGAAGCAGGCTTCAGGTAGCGTTGCCTTGCTGGCACGCACTATTGACGTCGGAGATACCGCGCAGATACGTAACCTGAAAAGCGACAGCGTTATTCCGCCATCTACCCCTGCACCCTTCTATTACAGCCTGAGTACAGAGTCGAAGGTGACCGCGGTGAGCAGTGCAAGAGCTGTATTGTTCGATGGCTACTTTAACGCAGATATCAGTGGCGTGAACGGCTTTCAGCTCGGATTCATTGATGCTGTTTCATATGCCGGCATTACTGCTTCCAATGCCATCAGCAGCATGACGGCTGCAACCGGAAATAAGATGGGATATAACAATGTTAATCCCGGATGGTATAACTACTATTTTAACGATAATCACAAAGTACTGCCAGTTGCCGGCAGAACGCTTATTGCTTACAAGCAATCCGGCGGTACTGTAACAGAGATCTACAAAATAAAGATGCTGAGTATTTACAAAGATATGCCGGCTAATCCTACAGGTACTGAACCTATTCCTTACCTGTCGTTTGATTACCAGCGTTTGCAATAAAAAAATACCGGCCCGTTTAAAACAGAACACCCTGGGAAGTGTGATGTAATAAAGGCCGGTACAGGCATTTTGGATAAAATTATTATAAAATGAACACTTTGAATAAATATTTTCTGGCTGGTTGTGTTTTCATGCTATGCGCTTGTAAAAAGGAAACGGCCAGGTTGCCTTATAACCAGATCACGTCTTTCGTGATTCCAGATGCAGATGGAAAGTCACTGGAGGCGGCGGTCAGCGGCCAGGATATCATTGTGTACTGGCCATTCGGACAAGCGCAGCCCGCAGAGGTCAGTCCGCAGATTACGGTCACTGAGAAAGCTACTGTTAAACCTGCATCTGGTGAAAAAATATCCTTCAACGGCGATGCTATTTACACAGTAACCGCTGAAAGCGGTGCTACAGCTACCTATCGTTTAAAGATTGTTTCCAATCAGCCTGTTCCTGTCATACGAGGTATGGATGGAGGTTCAGAGCAGATAGGACCAGGTGGAACGCTGTACACCGGGCATCTTTATTTATTGCAGGATAAATCCCGTAATAAGATATCGCTGATATCAAAAAGCGGTGAGCAGCTTCCCTGTACCATAAAAGAAATTACCCGCGACAGGCTCGCCTTTCAGTTTCCTGCAAAGCTGGATACCGGAAGATATAATCTCCAAATCACTTCCGGAAACTATACAACGATCGTAAAAAAGATATTTCTCTACCGGCTTGGGAATCCGGAGCTATATGATTACGGCCAGCTGACGGTAAAGCGTGGACAAACTTTTACAGTAAACGGAAATTATATATCAGCAGTAACGAAAGCTGTGTTGTACCTGGATTTCAGCAGGAGCCTTCCGATAGAAGTAGTAGGTAATACAGCCACTACCATCACCCTGCGGATTCCGCAGAACTTCCCGGTAGGTACCTGTCAGGGTGGGATGTTACTCACCAATACTTATTACAACATAACAGATGATTTTGGATTAGATGTGCCTGTCACCATAACTGAATAAAATTTGATGCGCTACTGTCGACTCTTTAGCCTATGCGTTTTGTTGCTCAGCACAACAGTCTGCCGGGGTCAGTCAGATTCCGGTGCTGTTCGTAGTTTGAGAGGAGTAGAGGTTACTGCCTTAAAACCTGCCACCGAAAGTTTGGTGAGCAAGGCTGCTATGCCCGTTACCATTATCTCCCGTAAAACATTGGATATGATGGGCAGCCGCCGCCTGGATGAGGTATTGCGGGAGCAAACAGGATTGGCGGTCGTCAATGATATTAAAGGAGGCGCGCGGGCAGTTGGTTTGCAGATGCAGGGATTCAGCGCTGCCTATACGATGATATTGATAGATGGTCAGCCTATGATCGGGCGAAATGCCGGCGACTTTGATCTGTCACGTATAACCGTTTCCGATATAGAGCGGATTGAAATCATTAAAGGAGCTTCTTCCAGCCTGTTTGGAAGCGAGGCGCTGGCAGGCGTGATCAACATTGTTACCCGGCAGCATATTACCCGCGCGCAGGCGCTGGCAGCAGTTCGTTATGGCTCGCTGAATAATGCCGATGCTACACTGGAGGGAGAAACGCCCATCCGTAAAGGGAAAGGGGCAGCTTACCTTTCAGGCAACTACTATCATACTGATGGATTCAGTGTGAATCCCTATCTCACAAAGGGAGCAACTGTTCCTCCCTATAATAGTTTTACACTGCAGGGGAGAGCAAGATATTCGCTGAGTTCCGCAACATCACTGAGTTTCGCCGGCAGATTTGCCAACAGGAAATCTGTAGCGGTGAACAGCTATGGTAAAGAGGAACAACATACCAGCAGAGACGCATTGGATGAAGGCGATATGAATGCTTCTCTGATGATGAATAATAGTTTCAGGCATGGTATGCATTTGAAAACGCAATACTACCTGACACGCTATGCTTCAAATCAGACCACTACCATGATGGAATCGGGTGTGGTGAATGCCCGGAATATTTTTACGCAATACCTGCACCGGCTGGAAGTGCAGGGCTCCAGGAAATTCGACGATGCGTGGAATGTTACTGCAGGAGCTGGAGGTACGCTGGAAACCATGAATAGTGAAAACTATAAAGGCACCGGTAATATGAACAGCGTATTCGGATATGTACAGGCCGACTGGAAGCCATTGGAAAAATTCAATGCCTTGGCTGGTGCCAGGTATGATTATCATAACAATTTTGGCGGACGATTGAATCCCAGTTTCGGGTTGAGATATACACCAGCTTCATTTATTACATTAAAGGCATCCGTCGGCACTGGTTTTAAAACACCCGATTTTAAAGAACGTTACCAGGTTTTTACCAATCCCCAACAGGGATATACAGTATTGGGTGCCGCGGTATTGGATGCCACTTTAAAGGAAATGAAGGATGCCGGACAGATCAGCGAAATAAGGCTTGTTGCCGATCGCATAGCCAGAGAACTGAAGGCGGAAACTTCTGTGTCTTATAATGCAGGTGTGGCTGTTAGTCTTCCGGGAGCAGTGAAGATAGAAGTCAACGGCTTCTATCATAACGTACATAACCTGATTAATACGATTCAGGTAGCAACTAAAACCAATTACCAGCAGGTGTTTTCTTACATGAACCTGAACCGGACTTATATGACAGGGCTGGAAGCCAGTGCCCTGTGGAAGCCGCTGGAGGGCCTGGAAGTATCAGCAGGGTACCAGTTACTTTATGCGAAAGACAGAGGCGTAATGGATTCTATTCGTGCCGGTGTATGGCCATATAAGAACATCAGGAATAATAATACGGGAGAATCAAGACAGGCGAAGGTATCGGATTATTTCGGTCTGGAGAACAGATCGCGCCATATGCTGAACCTGCGCATATTTTACGAATATGCTCCCTGGAGCATCACTGCTTCTGTCAGGGCTAATTACCGCAGCCGCTATGGTTTTGATGATGCTAACGGCAACCGTTATATCGACCGGTATGATACTTATGTAAAAGGCTATTGCCTGCTGTTTGCCTCTGTGGAAAAGAAACTTTTTAATAAACATTTATCTATACAACTGACAGCTGATAACGTATTCGACTATACGGATATGTTGATGCCAGCGCAGCCCGGACGTATTATGATGGCCGGGTTTTCCTGGCGGTTTTTCAGGGATTAATCATTATCACCATGAAAATGAAATGTATTGTTTTACTGGCGCTGGTGGCAGGAATGGTTTCCTGTAAGAAAGATGATAACAGCGCGCCGGGTCGTTCTTATGAAGACGGCAAAAGCACAGTTATTTATGATATGGCCGGCGATACCCGGGCGTCAGTAGGAGATGGCATCGATGGTAAAGAAAAGCGCCCCTTTGCCACCTTTTTGTTCAGTCTGAAAACCGGCAGGCAATC
The genomic region above belongs to Chitinophaga sp. 180180018-3 and contains:
- a CDS encoding FecR domain-containing protein produces the protein MTLSLPKEAMPDEALYTLLCKYLLNEADATEHAWVEEWKELDPGNAALLASLGKVLETAVTNETRVAADTEHSWQQLREKIGEQPVLVALRPRSRFLWLKVAAVLLVVISAGWWLLVGRKPQQIFDGPVMASLQDGSRVQLSDSARLEIARGFNEKNRKVSLTGNATFDVRGSAENPFVIVLGRTEVKVLGTQFSINYRPATAALKVHVSSGKVMVIDHDKADSVLLTDGMLLQKEGDRPVFRVAAHVSDITKRSLSFKDVPLEEVLHTVTEVYDIKVEVANMDLLKLPVKADFTGESAEDVIRSLALMLNAGYEKVNDRQYKLK
- a CDS encoding TonB-dependent receptor; the protein is MSLAVKLLTGILLLGFPLKVFGWDWQTRITIVVSNQPVEVVCGMLEKEYGIHFSYSKELVSLSRRVTLNVRQQRLKKFLDDLFDPDDIRYTRVGEQVVLLPVQRNIRTISGYVRDSASGENLIGATIYSPGLRQGTVTNQYGFFSLTTAKDSGRLVFSYIGYQPMVKSIPGRGDKLINVELSSLGSLKEVVVVSGKEHTKLQEQTQMSKLNLSTTELQAMPRLLGEVDVMRTLQSLPGVSGGMDGAGGLYVRGGGPDQNLVLIDGTPVFNFSHFFGVYSLLNANVVKTTDLYKGAFPARFGGRLSSVVDIAMKEGDMKSWHGDASIGLISTKFNTEGPIVKDKTSFMFSARRSYPDLILNALMKQDHTLGKGGDFQAYFYDVNAKINHIFSPKDRVFLSFYKGEDNLLIKQTIDDSTQIGSSQKYIGESTKFRMTWGNTIAALRWNHIYSPKLFSNITLNYSQYAFSTDYEHKYVLPNTDEKSDVSGYYKSRMENSGGRVDFDYRPNPRHSVRFGVVTTLHTFKPGSSSFQDKDSPVTPLDTSGNANRITGAELSVYGEDDWQLRPDLFANLGVHVSAFLVEGRFYYSVQPRLGLRYMLPRNWAMKAAYTHMNQYIHLLSSNGTALPTDIWVPSTQRVAPMFSRQVALGIAKTSTNLKYEFSLEGYFKSMNNMIENMEGNNIVGPQVARWDEKVTVGKGWSYGAELMLQKKKGPVSGWIGYTLSWSSRRFPGINNGDIFPDKYDHRHDIEVVLVQQLGRRWEISASWHYNSATPFTLPVASYGGSGTASPFEPGGGIVRIDRYDKWNNYRGADVHRLDIGITNTKQHKGWSRSWNVSVFNVYNRKNPFYYYIGENTANNKRYLTRVTLLPILPSVTYSVKF
- a CDS encoding DUF4249 domain-containing protein, translated to MKYIFVVALLLGVFLIACERNEDIKMPYEGDKIVVNSLIQPDSVIYIRVTRSIPSNKFDDAGYADIKEATVSLSADGVPVAPLTAQQINGRYYYVSAQTAALGRKYTIQVAAPGLSPVAGTDTLPAAPQAGNAAGQSNSSRIQFTLKDNPLSKDYYKIRLYKTDTSGNNGSFLNFRLDPAFNNNLVDFFTKGDYSMLIMDDERFDGKRVNFVLQTENLLTGPAKITVEVSALTFSSYQYFNSLQAQKESGRGVVPYPIRVYSNITNGYGIVGGINTKRMTFNIQ
- a CDS encoding hemin ABC transporter substrate-binding protein; translation: MKLLLRWSAVLLLLCFSVSVHVSAQSTAYKKIVSLNGTVTEILCELGFCQQIVGVDVTSTFPSEIAKVPKVGHNRNITAEPVLALQPDLIISTTNFLSPAVVAQFKQVGVHHVMVEQEYSVAGTKKLITQIAAALHVPEKGAALCKQLEQQQQVLKVVPQHKKVLFIYARGAGTMMVAGAATPMDKMITLAGAENAATGFNDFKPLTAEAMVAANPDVILLFDSGLQSLGGIDGLLKVPGVAQTNAGKNRKVIVMDGQLLTGFSPRVITAIKELSQKISG
- a CDS encoding iron ABC transporter permease is translated as MQLSKNYSIPGILVIVLIAAVFLATGSGAMHISPAQILAILLHRIHIDIPVHYDNSMEAVLMIIRLPRVILGVLTGAGLATAGAALQGLFRNPMADPGLIGISSGASAGAVLIIVFQASLPLWLNTGWVHYYAMNIAAFAGAFIAAWLIIRIAGTGSGSMVMLMLLGGIAINALCMAFTWLMAYLSTNEQMRSIIFWTMGSLGGATWETVTAVFPFLLLPLILLPRTGAALDIFSLGEQEARHIGVNIQRLKMQLLLLSTMVIAASVAVAGVIGFVGLVVPHIVRQFTGPSYKLLFPCAALAGAILLTLADLISRTIVAPAELPVGVVTAILGAPFFIWLILKEKRTLMI